In Heptranchias perlo isolate sHepPer1 chromosome 9, sHepPer1.hap1, whole genome shotgun sequence, the sequence CAAGATCAAGGGGACActatcttaaaatcagagctaggctatttaggagggaaatcaggaagcacttttccataCAAAaaatagtagaaatctggaattctcgcccccaaaaggccatggatgttgggggacaattggagatttcaagactgatgtttttgttgggtaagtgtatcaagggataaatggagttgaggtacagatcagccatgatctaactgaatagcggagaaggcgagagaggctgaacggcctccttctgttcttgtGCTCAAAAGAAACCCAATGTCTGAGAAGAGAAGGTGGCACATGGGTGGGGTgataaataaacattcaaaaagaAAGCATTTACACACCGACGACGACCAGCACACTTGACGCAATCAGCCCTACTCGGAGATACTTAAGAGAcggagaggaaaaggagagaaACTTGTCTGCTTATTTCAAATACCAACGGCCTTATAGTAGTTGAGATGATAAAtcaggggtaaattttcatctccactgccagGGCAGTGATTTGATGGGAGTGATCTGATCTAtaatccattgaaatcaatgcaatCAAAGTATAAAGGGCGGACAATCctctctgccagattactgcccaggcagtgaagaccaaaatctaccccatcagtGTTTAAACATACAAAATACCATGAAATCAGTGCTGTCAACTCTGAAAGCATTCCAGTATCCAATGATAGGCAGTCAAGTAAAGAGTGTGCTGAAAATACAGAGGTACAAATTCTCCACCTTGACTAATGGGGTTCTCTGTGCATGATCCTGGGTCCTACCCAAACCGTTAATACCAGGTAACATTCATCGCTCTAGACAATTTGCCAATCCTTTCTGTGACCTTATGTTTCATCCCCATGGAATACAAACAATCGACTGGACTTCCTGATCTGCCTCCTCCTATTCAGGTAGTATTGCATTGCTCGTCGATGTATGAggcaaaggaaagaaagaatgacttACACTAAAGGAAACCAAGCATGATGCACTACTCTAACCTCAAGCCAAACCAGGGAATGACAGTTTTACCAATGGTTGTCATTCATGGGCTCACCTAGCAGAGGTGGCAGTGACAAAATTACTCCACATCAAAGGGAGAGCTACGGCCTCACAACAGGTATTGATCATCCAGTCTCCTTTCAGAATCCTGATCAGACAGAAAAACGAAATACCCAAATCAACCACGACATGAACCCTTAATCTCCTCTTGTACTCGGTTACACAGGGTACTCCGGCGTGCAGAACAAATTGGAACCATCCAATCAAGTAGTCAAATCCAGAAATGTAATTGTATGATTAATGCTATGAACCTAAAATGGAAGCCCTGTACTGCCAAGTTATAAGCAGACCATAGTTGGATCTTTATCACAGACCAAGCAACAAAGGATTCTCCTCCCCTTCCACCTCAACCTGGCGCACTATCTCCTTCTCTTCCATCTCAACCTGCCGCACTCTCTCATTAGAGCATAAGAATtgcgagcaggagcaggccatacagcccctcgaccctgttccaccattcagtaagatcatgactaatcttcgacctcaactccattttctcgcctgatccacatatcccttgattccctgagtttCCAAATATCCATCGGTCTCAGTctggaatataagaacataagaaatagcagcaggaataggccatctggcccctcgagcctgctccgccattcaacaagatcatggctgatcttctacctcaacatcaTTTGCCTGCACCATAcccttatcccttgatgcctttaatatcttgaaatctatcgatctctgttttgaatgtactcaatgactgagcctccacagccctctggggtagagaattccaaacaatcaccatcctgagtgaagaaatttctcctcatctcagtcctaaatggcctgccccttattctgagactgtgacccctggttctagactccccagccaggggaaacatcctccctgcgtctaccctgtcgagccctgtaagaattttgtatgtttcaacaagatcacctctcattcttctaaactccagagaatacaggcctagtctactcaatctctcctcatttaacattcctgccttcccaggaatcagtttggtgaaccttctatggcaagtatatcctttcttaggtaagtagaccaaaattgtacacaatactccaggtgcggtctcaccaaggccctgtataactgcagtaagacatctttactcctgtactcaaatcctcttgtaataaaggccaacataccatttgccttcctaactgcttgctgcacctgtatgttagctctcagtgactcatgtacaaggacacccaggtccctttgaacatcaacatttcccaatctctcaccatttaaaaaatactctgcatttgtgtttttcctaccaaagtggataacttcacatttttccacattatattccatctgccatgttcttgaccactcacttagcctgtctatatccccttgaagcctctttgcatcctcctcacaactcacattcccacctagttttgtgtcatcagcaaacttggaaatattacatttggttccctcatccagatcattgatatagattgtgaatagctggggcccaagcactgatccctgcggtaccccactagtcaatgcctgccaccctgaaaaagacctgtttatttctactctctgttttctgtctgataaccaattctcaatccatgccagtatattacccccaattccatgtgctctaactttgttcaccaacctcctgtgtgggaccttatcaaaagccttctgaaaatccaaatacaccacatccactggttcccccttatctattctaccagttacatcctcaaagaactccaataggtttgtcaaacatgatttccctttcataaatccatgttgactctgccaaatcctattattattttctaaatgtcctgttatcacatcctttataatagattctagcattttccctactactgatgtcaggatacaggtctgtagttccctattttctctctccctcctttcataaacatttgctaccctccaatctgcaggaatcattccagaatctatagaattttggaagatgacaaccaatgcatcccctatctctacagccacctctttcaaaaccctgggatgcagatcatccggtccttgggatttatccacctcaatctggcccagtctctcctcctcatccacctcactctggcccagtctctcctcctcttccacctcaatctggcccagtctctcctcctcttccacctcaatCTAGCccagtctctccttctcatccACCTCAATCTGGCCcagtctctcctcctcttccacctcaatCTGGCccagtctctccttctcatccACCTCAATCTGGCCCAGTCtctcctcctcatccacctcaatctggcccagtctctcctcctcttccacctcaatCTGGCCCAGTCTCTCCTCCACTTCCACCTCAATCTGGCCcagtctctccttctcttccactTCAACCTGGCccagtctctccttctcatccACCTCAATCTGGCccagtctctccttctcatccACCTCAATCTGGCCcagtctctcctcctcttccacctcactCTGGCccagtctctccttctcatccACCTCAATCTGGCCcagtctctcctcctcttccacctcaatCTGGCCCAGTCACTCCTTCTCTTCCACCTCAATCTGGCCcagtttctcctcctcttccacctcaatCTGGCccagtctctccttctcatccACCTCAATCTGGCCCAGTCtctcctcctcatccacctcactctggcccagtctctcctcctcttccacctcaacctggcccagtctctcctcctcatccacctcaatCTGGccagtctctccttctcatccACCTCAATCTGGCccagtctctccttctcatccACCTCAAACTGGCccagtctctccttctcatccACCTCAATCTGGCccagtctctccttctcatccACCTCAATCTGGCCcagtctctcctcctcttccacctcaaaCTGGCCAAGTCTCTCCTTCTCATCCACCTCAATCTGGCccagtctctccttctcatccACCTCAATCTGGCCcagtctctccttctcttccacctCAATCTGGCCcagtctctcctcctcttccacctcaatctggcccagtctctcctcctcttccacctcaatctggcccagtctctcctcctcatccacctcactctggcccagtctctcctcctcttccacctcactCTGGCccagtctctccttctcatccACCTCAATCTGGCccagtctctccttctcatccACCTCAATCTGGCCCGGTCTCTCCTCCACTTCCACCTCAATCTGGCCcagtctctccttctcttccactTCAACCTGGCccagtctctccttctcatccACCTCAATCTGGCCCAGTCTCTCCTCCTATCCACCTCACTCTGGCCcagtctctccttctcttccacctCACTCtggcccagtctctccctctcttccacctCACTCTGGCCcagtctctccttctcttccacctCAACCTGGCCCAGTCTCTCCTCCTATCCACCTCAATCTGGCCCAGTCTCTCATTCTCATCCACCTCACTCTGGCCcagtctctcctcctcttccacctcactCTGGCCcagtttctcctcctcttccacctcaatCTGGCccagtctctccttctcatccACCTCACTCTGGCCCAGTCtctcctcctcatccacctcaacctggcccagtctctcctcctcatccacctcaatCTGGCccagtctctccttctcatccACCTCAATCTGGCccagtctctccttctcatccACCTCAATCTGGCccagtctctccttctcatccACCTCAAACTGGCCcagtctctcctcctcttccacctcactCTGGCCcagtttctcctcctcttccacctcactCTGGCccagtctctccttctcatccACCTCAATCTGGCCCAGTCTCTACTCCTCTTCCACCTCAATCTGGCCCAGTCTCTCCTCCTCGTCCACCTCAATCTGGCccagtctctccttctcatccACCTCAATCTGGCccagtctctccttctcatccACCTCAATCTGGCccagtctctccttctcatccACCTCAATCTGGCccagtctctccttctcatccACCTCAATCTGGCCCAGTCtctcctcctcatccacctcaatCTGGCccagtctctccttctcatccACCTCAATCTGGCCCAGTCtctcctcctcatccacctcaatCTGGCccagtctctccttctcatccACCTCAATCTGGCCcagtctctccttctcttccacctCAATCTGGCACACACTCTCCTTCTCATCCACCTCAATCTGGCACACACTCTCCTTCTTTTCCACCTCACTGTGGCGCAGTTCTTCTGTTCTCGCTGGCCTCGAATTTCCATTGCTCCCTCTCTTGTTCCTGCTTGCCTTGCTCTTCTTTCTGTCTACTTTTTTCTCGCTCGTTCTCTAGCTGAAGGATAATATTCTCTCAACTGAACCTCTCACTCCTTTGACTGAAGTTCTCATTTTGTCGTGCACTGTTAAATGTGCCATTTCAACTTCTGGCTCTTTTGAGCTTGTCAACATTTTTAGGAAtgattagaatcataaaatggtcaGAGCAAAGATggccgccatttggcccatcaagccaatGCTGGCTtcttgtaagagcaattcagttagtcccattcccccactctttcgcctagtcctgaattttttttccctgcaagtatttatctaattcctttttgacagccacaattgaatctgcatccaccaccctttcaggcagcgctttccagatcataactactcgctgcattaaaaaagtttctcctcatgtcgcctttggttcttttgccaatcataaatctgtgtcctctggttctcgacccttccaccaatgggaacagtttctcatttactttatctaaacccttcatgattttgaaaacatcTGCCaaaactcctctcaaccttctctggtcaaccccagcttctccagtgtatccacgttattgaagtccctcatccctggagccattccagtaaatcttttctgcaccctctctaacgccttcacatccttcctaaagtgaggtgcccagaactggacacaatactctaattgtggccgaacccgtgttttataaaggttcatcataaattccttgcttttgtactctatgcctcgatctTTTGAAccttaaacagaggccccatctgctcactcaggtggacataacaCAACTGGCTTCTGAAGAAGAgcatggccaacattcctctctcaaataCCACTGCCTAAACAGATCAACATTTATCTCAAGTGTAAGACCTTGCTGTGTCCAAAATGTCTGCCATACTTgcgtacataacaacagtgattacagttCAAAAAAGACATTCATTGGAAACGTAGCACTTTCATGCATCTTGAGAATGTGgtacggcactatataaatataagttctttctttctctctcctccagtaGACTTGCATTTGGTGCAATCTTAGCCTACCGACCCTTGAACCCCAATAATTGCTCTTCCTGTAACCTTATCTATGTTGGGGCAATGAAAACAATATCAAGATGCAAGTAAGCTCTCACAAAAAGCTAATGGCCACAACTAGACGATGAGATGTAGACTAGAAAATCCTTTGAAGCTGCTTTTTCTCCCCCTCtggttttaaaattaaatttacttGGAATTTCATTTGAAGTTATTTGAGAAATTATTTGTACTGTGCTGATAGACAAAAATTTGTACTGGGATCAAAACATTGGGGAGGAGTTTCAGTTTATCAAATCTTATTTCAGCCCAATGTTTTTCTATACAACTTTTATGTAAGCCTCTAAAAATATAACGTCAAGTATTTATTATAAATGCCACCTTCTGTATCATATTTACTCACTGTATTGTGACACTGAGCATGGTCTGCTCAAAACACATTCCACATTATCTAGAAGCTCAAGGATACTTTTAACATAATTTACTGAGATACGTTTGTGAGACAGCATTTAATTAGGTTAGTGAATAACTTCAAATGAAATTCCgagtaaatttaattttaaaaccagagggggaaaaaaaaagcagattCAAAGGGTTTTCTGGTCTACATCTCATTTTGGCAGAATGTGTTTAAATATTTTACGATTACAGTTGCACTGCGTCAGAAAGTAAATCAACCTGATTATAGAAAACTCTTTATCTGGACTCTCGATTATTGGAACAGTCCTGCCGTGTGCAGTGCAACAGGACAGTCCCACCGACTATTAAGGTGGCAACTGGAGAAATCCCCAGTGAAGGAATGTGGTAAGCAGGAAGGTGCAATAATACAGGAAACTTAAATGCCATTTACAAGTTTATGCAACAGAAAAGTACTGGAGATTGTGCATCACCACAGAAGACTTCACAAACAGCATCCGGTGCAAACAAAGTACTGTTTTTTTTCATCTGCATCTTTTTCTACcaatctcctctcctcctctgaagATGTTAGCTCCTTGCTGGGATCTATTTCCACGGGTATAGTCACCCTCCAGTGCTTTGCCCGAGTGGGCATTttgcatgtgtgagcctagaccgcGAGTGCTGgaaagctatttgactgtggggggaggggttgcatTACAACAGAATCCAATCCCCACCTGACGTACACACGCACGCACTCCCAGCAATCATGCACCTTCAGTCGGGGTTGTTGGATGGCAATCAGGAGCAAAGATCCTGGCTGATgtttccctccctaatccagggatactgaggccaattgtgaaccccccccccacaacctccaccaTCACCCTGgtggagatcagctaattcagcacagactgaatCCGAGACCCTTCCTGGTGTGCGTGGCTCAGCTACAATGTGTTAATAAGCTAAGCCATTGGGAAAATAACCCTGGAAATGTTTTAACAAAAGATATACTTATGATTCCCCTGGTTAGGGCAGAGTAGTTATGTCACTCAGATGTCTCAAGTCCAATCCCAGACGCTGCTGAATTGaaccaggatgtggagatgccggtgatggactggggttgacaattgtaaacaattttacaacaccaagttatagtccagcaattttattttaaattcacaagctttcggaggcttcctccttcctcaggcaaatgaaggagaaaatctccgaaagcttgtgaatttaaaatagaaTTGAACCAGGGCAGCAGTGGAGATGCTACGTGCTGAGAATCCATGAGTTGGGCagagggtggggggcagggttTGCACTCCTGACAGTTATACTGAAGGTGCACGTACGtggggatcgggagggtgggtcggTCGAGCAGCCTGCTGACTTGCACTGTATGGACACACCCATCAAGAACGAGCACCTGAGCAAGAGATCAGGAAGCTGCCGACTCCCACCaccagtcaacaccttcaggaaatgGGGACGGGGCTAGGAGATTGTATACAATGCCATCATGTGGCAGGCTACTGGAGGTTGTGAAGCCAACGAAAGTCACTCACCTCTGTCCACAGCTGTAGCTCATCTTAACTGCAGTCTTTAATAGGAAGCATTTCACAGTTATTTTACAAAGTAAGATAAGAAGCTTACCGCTCAACAGCGAGCTCACTGTTCGATGTTTGCTGCACGTTGATAATTAATTTCTTCTCTATCCCCTGTCGCAGCTTAAAATACAATTTCTCTCTGTCCTTTGGTACAGCACTGTGTAGACAACAGGAGTTATTTCAGTTTCCAGCATTGTCAATAGCATCAACACTCCCTAGACCTCATAATGAGACACGAGGGGAATTTAAAATGTAACAGGAATGTGAGGTGTGCACATTCTGTGAATGTTAGTTCACATGTGCAATCAACCTCAAGGATATTGGTAAACAACCTATAGATGCAGAATTGCTGCAGAGAGAAACCACTTTATAAAGGATCAATTTATACTACTTTACAGTGTAAAAATGAAGCTTGGTGCATTTTGGAGCAAAGAACCTACTTGTCATTCTCAAAATATCTGAAATTAATAtaatcctttaaaaaaaaatcaaacagctGCAAAGAATTGTAGCAACATTAGAAAGCATGGGACGAGAAAATGCTTCTATAtgatcccttcctctccccctcatcATGCAAAAAGAAAAACACCAATATACCATGTCTAACCTTGCCTCCTGGACTACTTTGCTCCATTTGTATGATGTCCATGGTCGTAAGAGCTGAGTGTAACACTGACACTGATTAGGAGTCGAGAGAGAGGCGGGTCCTAAAACAACTGGATTCTGCCATTAGGAATGATTACCAGCCCCGTGTGTAAACTTGGGGATCCTGTTCGACTCCTGGTTGAACATCAAATTCCAtacctatccatcaccaagacccctAACTTCCAGCTGCCTCAGCCTCACCTCGAGCCACCATTGCTCAAACCTTCATCCACGCTTTGtgctacctccagactcaacttccTCACTGGACTCTTGAGCTCCATCACAAATACATTTTCcaactcaaccaaaactctgggcACCCACGTTCAATCCCACACCAAGTCTCGTTCGTCTATCGCCTGTCCTCTAGCCTCCATCAGCTTCCTATCCATCAACGCATCaacttcaaaatcctcatcctcatttaTAAATTAGTCCATACCCCCTGCAACTTTCTCCAACCTCCCAGCTcgtgccctttggtctgcccccTCTGCATCCTCCCACTCCACCCTCAGTGGCAGAGCACTCAGccgtactctctggaactccctcaacCCCTTTTTCGGCCATGCTTATGGTTATCTCTCTGCTCGTCTATGAATGCTCACTGATCGATTCTGCTCTGTGAAGCTCCATGAGACATTTTCTATATTGAAGATGCTTCATAATAGCCCAATAGTTGATGCAAATGGTGACCACCGCTGCAGGGTTTAGGCAGCAGTGTCTTCTAAATTAAGCAGAGAGCGGGCTTGTGGGTTCCTCTTTAACTGGAAAGCATTACTTTAAGActccaaaatctaggctgacactcttgtgcagtactgagggagtgctgcagtgtcagaagtgccgtctttcggatgagacattaaaccgaagccctgtctgcctctcaggtggatggaaaagatcccacggccaccatttgaagatgagcaggggagctctccccagtgtcctgggccaatatttatccctgaaccaacatcaccaagacagattatctggtcattatctcattgcttttttgtgggatcttggtgtgcgcaaattagctgccgcgttttctactttacgacagtgactatgcttcaaaagtacttcattggctgtaaagtgctttgggacgtcctgaggttgtgaaaggcgcgatagaaatgcaagtcgttctttcttttttttttactttaagaCTGACAAATGACAGGGGGCAATCAGTGTAGCATTACCAATAGCCTGCACTGCAACACATCTTGAAGTGTGAGGGACCGGAGTCAATCCCCAAAGTACCATAATCCCTGCGCACACTTTGAAATCACATACACTTTAACTTCATTTCACCTGAAATTCCCTTTTCCATCATCCTCCTTGACTTCAAGAGTAACAGTGAAGTGGTAGCTGTCACTCTCAGGACTTGCGTCGCCCATGTCTTTTACTTCTGCTGTTTGTTTGGAAAATCGGCGAAAAGAAGTGGAAAAACTGTACAGAATTCTACTGACCTGGAGAGAAGCAGACAGAAACATACAGGTTTAGATCCTCAGTAACAcgtgtcttttttttatttgttcaaagaaaggatattattaaactagaaagagtgcagaaaagatttactaggatgctaccgggacttgatggtttgacttacagggagaggttagacagactgggacttttttccctggagagtaggaggttaaggggtgatcttatagaagtctataaaataatgaggggcatagataaggtcgatagtcaaaatcttttcccaaaggtaggggagtctataacgagggggcacagatttaaggtgagagggtagagatacaaaaggatccagaggggcaatttttacactcaaagggtggtgagtgtctggaacgagctgccagaggcagtagtagaggcgggtacaattttgtcttttaaaaagcatttggacagttacatgggtaagatgggtatcgagggatatgggccaagtgcaggcaattgggactagcttagtggtataaactgggcgacatggacatgttgggccgaagggcctgtttccatgttgtaacttctatgattctatgattctatgaaacatagaaaataggaggaggccattcggcccttcgaacctgctccgccattcaacatgatcatggctgatcctctatctcaataccatattcccgctctctcctcataccccttgatgctttcgtgtccagaaatctatctagctctt encodes:
- the LOC137325581 gene encoding merozoite surface protein CMZ-8-like, which translates into the protein MGSPSRGGSDKITPHQRESYGLTTVSPPLPPHSGPVSPSHPPQSGPVSPSHPPQSGPVSPPLPPQSVSPSHPPHSGPVSPPHPPQPGPVSPPHPPQSGPVSPSHPPQSGPE